The following are from one region of the Silene latifolia isolate original U9 population chromosome 9, ASM4854445v1, whole genome shotgun sequence genome:
- the LOC141601181 gene encoding protein FAR1-RELATED SEQUENCE 9-like: MDQQRHNLKLLEVQSHNSMPETLFGSNWEAHAVKVYTHEVFFDFQEEVKFSVNACSVCGYTPPDPVTNFEVSIVEDANKQKRYAVEYNRRTTDIRCSCKLFERKGILCNHIIWIYSGNFKEIPEKYILRRWSKNALRNPVCDLNGNLLENYDLTGNSKFGMSRVWSEIYATGDISEEEEEGEEVENEE, translated from the exons atGGACCAACAAAGGCACAATCTAAAGCTTCTTGAAGTACAGAGCCACAACTCAATGCCTGAAACCTTATTCGGGTCAAACTGGGAGGCCCATGCAGTGAAGGTCTATACACATGAAGTGTTCTTTGACTTCCAAGAGGAGGTTAAATTTTCGGTAAATGCGTGTAGTGTTTGTGGATACACCCCACCAGATCCAGTAACTAACTTTGAAGTTTCAATTGTTGAGGACGCAAACAAGCAGAAGAGATATGcagttgagtacaataggagaacaACGGATATCCGTTGTTCATGTAAATTGTTTGAAAGGAAAGGTATCTTATGCAACCACATCATTTGGATTTACTCGGGAAATTTTAAGGAAATACCTGAGAAATACATTTTGCGTAGGTGGAGTAAGAATGCACTCAGAAACCCGGTTTGTGATTTGAATGGAAATCTACTGGAAAACTATGATCTTACTGGTAATAGTAAATTTGGAATGTCTCGGGTGTGGTCTGAGATTTACGCAACT GGAGACATatcggaagaagaggaagaaggggAAGAAGTCGAGAATGAAGAATGA